One genomic segment of Paraburkholderia caffeinilytica includes these proteins:
- a CDS encoding helix-turn-helix domain-containing protein gives MLHGSYTKSCRRRGKGIAWDGNNIFAVRRNHIFAPVSSCEEGRGSTAKDGFEAYLCTLVASTRPARAAGAYCGFCRGRGRPPHYASHRNAAAGHEGWSPVPTPMAVARQSGRLHSCRSVDHECRLLRRSDDEFDYGGGTMPLPIVSDCVRLLSVWSPSAILTRAQEPTRSSGEELMVAEPWVSVEDIVKHLGVARDSVYRWIEGRGLPAHKIGRLWKFKLSEVDDWVRDGGAEAHDEPTTRGAK, from the coding sequence ATGCTACATGGCTCCTACACGAAGAGTTGCCGCAGACGTGGAAAGGGCATAGCTTGGGACGGGAACAATATTTTTGCAGTACGCCGCAATCATATTTTTGCACCCGTCTCATCGTGCGAGGAGGGACGCGGCTCAACAGCGAAAGACGGTTTTGAAGCATATCTTTGCACATTGGTCGCTTCAACCCGACCGGCACGTGCAGCCGGTGCATATTGCGGTTTTTGTCGTGGTCGAGGTCGGCCGCCACATTACGCGTCCCACCGGAATGCGGCAGCCGGCCATGAAGGATGGTCACCGGTGCCGACTCCAATGGCCGTAGCTCGGCAAAGCGGACGTCTGCATAGCTGCAGGTCGGTCGACCATGAATGTCGGCTTTTGAGACGCTCTGATGACGAATTTGACTATGGTGGTGGGACCATGCCCCTTCCGATTGTCTCAGACTGTGTGCGGCTCTTGTCTGTTTGGTCACCCTCCGCTATCCTCACACGCGCACAAGAACCGACCAGATCAAGCGGAGAAGAGCTAATGGTGGCGGAACCCTGGGTCTCAGTCGAAGACATTGTGAAACACCTCGGAGTCGCGCGCGACTCTGTATATCGCTGGATCGAAGGTCGCGGGCTCCCGGCCCACAAGATTGGCCGTCTCTGGAAGTTCAAGCTTTCCGAAGTCGATGACTGGGTGCGGGACGGCGGTGCTGAAGCTCACGATGAACCGACGACGAGGGGGGCAAAGTGA
- a CDS encoding helix-turn-helix domain-containing protein yields the protein MKIVNVTSRLPAERRWGVLRGPTNPHWDITLHAMLGLQELDRAVVLGDGAGYMANCGNGVATVRLRWSRYSARLPFLPHHLKAVAKSFDYRWRPLAHHLFREISQSCIGLDTHKDMSPTAMQRWMRAQLLDAQVEQASLSRLMRNPGDLLEFAVRQLRNIKGEDQLNFVPAVPWLAIVHVATLHFRFARCEFCFRWAPKRQRFCAAHSQSGTFPGSKAEKARNYYVGYDTALALGWTRSSPRIKVHCDRHFVAKTIAYHLWGAKPSNERTTFARIRAEIAKAPHVCERLGAVLPEGNASLHALLRERLDPLELWPTAWPEKIALAEKWFSAEAKVTPGRRGRSAKTTSDIARAENLARKGLSITAIARELGCSRTTITKWCSRGRAPRLKELLEERRRELGRAILQTAW from the coding sequence ATGAAAATAGTAAATGTCACGTCCCGACTGCCCGCCGAACGGCGCTGGGGTGTCCTCAGGGGGCCGACCAATCCCCATTGGGATATAACCCTCCATGCCATGCTCGGATTGCAGGAATTGGACCGCGCGGTCGTTCTTGGAGACGGCGCAGGCTACATGGCTAACTGTGGTAACGGGGTGGCGACGGTCCGTTTGCGTTGGTCAAGATATTCAGCTCGCTTGCCATTTCTGCCACACCACTTGAAAGCGGTCGCCAAGTCGTTCGACTACCGCTGGCGTCCACTGGCACACCATCTATTCAGGGAAATCTCCCAATCGTGCATAGGTTTAGATACCCATAAGGATATGAGTCCGACTGCCATGCAGCGTTGGATGCGCGCTCAACTGTTGGACGCTCAGGTAGAGCAAGCATCACTCAGTAGGCTGATGCGCAACCCAGGGGACCTGCTGGAATTTGCTGTCCGGCAGTTGCGCAATATAAAAGGGGAGGATCAACTGAACTTCGTTCCAGCCGTTCCTTGGCTGGCGATCGTACATGTCGCCACATTACATTTTCGCTTTGCCCGTTGTGAGTTTTGTTTTCGGTGGGCACCGAAAAGGCAGAGATTCTGCGCTGCACATTCTCAATCTGGAACATTTCCTGGATCAAAAGCAGAGAAAGCTCGGAATTACTATGTGGGTTACGACACTGCACTGGCCCTCGGATGGACTCGCAGCTCACCGCGTATAAAGGTGCACTGTGATCGACATTTTGTGGCGAAGACGATTGCATATCATCTTTGGGGCGCGAAGCCGTCGAACGAGCGAACGACATTCGCCCGTATTCGGGCAGAAATCGCAAAGGCGCCCCACGTCTGTGAACGTCTTGGCGCAGTGCTGCCGGAAGGAAATGCTTCATTGCATGCATTGCTGCGCGAGCGACTGGATCCGCTGGAGCTTTGGCCTACTGCGTGGCCAGAAAAGATCGCGCTAGCGGAGAAGTGGTTTTCTGCCGAAGCTAAGGTGACGCCGGGCAGAAGAGGTCGATCGGCGAAAACGACTTCGGACATCGCACGTGCAGAGAACCTTGCCCGAAAAGGTTTATCTATAACGGCCATCGCACGAGAGCTCGGTTGTTCACGAACGACAATCACCAAATGGTGCTCGCGTGGGCGCGCCCCGCGCTTAAAGGAACTTCTTGAAGAACGACGACGCGAGCTGGGCCGAGCTATTCTGCAGACCGCTTGGTAA
- a CDS encoding TnsA endonuclease N-terminal domain-containing protein, translating into MPSKITRSGTSFRGFMPSIKSHPSVPWHSWGEEGATLLLEFSPEVVHYRSAQDRQFQLGTSAHPLSYTPDYEVTLRDGSIVFIEVKPAQEACRPSVANRLALARAGLAEQGFPLYVWDETITGADIRRDTLRLLRPWRGRIGRNEAHEARDLVARMQPRTFGGLIHLARTKTCALTWLANGAAGIDLDLPFLSTAEIFVDPPEMRHAPIFA; encoded by the coding sequence ATGCCTTCAAAAATTACACGGAGCGGCACTTCTTTCCGGGGCTTCATGCCGTCGATCAAGAGCCACCCATCGGTACCGTGGCACAGCTGGGGAGAGGAAGGGGCCACCCTCCTCCTGGAGTTTTCCCCGGAGGTCGTTCATTACCGTAGCGCCCAGGATCGACAGTTTCAGCTAGGCACGTCTGCTCATCCCCTCAGCTATACGCCCGATTATGAGGTGACGCTGCGCGACGGCTCGATCGTGTTCATTGAGGTCAAACCGGCGCAGGAAGCGTGCCGTCCGTCAGTCGCAAATCGTCTGGCTTTGGCGCGAGCGGGTCTCGCGGAACAAGGGTTTCCCCTTTACGTCTGGGACGAGACGATTACTGGAGCCGACATCCGCCGCGACACCCTCCGGCTGCTTCGCCCTTGGCGTGGTCGGATTGGTCGCAACGAAGCCCATGAGGCTCGCGATCTGGTTGCCCGGATGCAGCCTCGCACGTTCGGCGGACTGATCCATCTCGCGCGCACGAAAACTTGTGCGCTCACCTGGCTTGCAAATGGCGCCGCTGGCATTGACCTCGACTTGCCCTTCCTGTCGACGGCCGAGATCTTCGTTGACCCACCGGAGATGCGACATGCGCCGATTTTTGCTTAA
- a CDS encoding DDE-type integrase/transposase/recombinase, translating into MRRFLLKPGIVFVEGSIRWAVKKRLPDGRILLESDEGEPLRIVEMELWARHASARWQLDRDSIAEAVAPVIEVSRRDASTYKEKDVQQAQMRLAYLRAVATEGCTGQPYTEAVLARVAANLGVKTPPSYRSFCRWKQRYRIAEDVVDVIPRHERKGRTSVLDGALLDLVEDEIETHYLNQQRPTAASLYDRVVEAIEKKNQLLQEPLPVISRATLYRHVHTLDWYMVTVAREGRLAAKRKYRPVYGSLRTQYINERWEIDHTPVNLLCVCPKRRIVIVRPILTVVIDAHSRMVMGFQISARVPGQEEVGAAIRMGMLGKGALLQQLGLEHIDWPARGVPSLIVADNGMEFHGTGLRHGCADLGVELAYCPSRSPWHKGRVERFMRTVAEQLFHNIPGTTWSSTSERGDYKSVDLACITLEELTKLVVRWIVEVYQHAPHRGLGKRTPHMVWQESCRKHHIYMAEDPNALEIAFAGTTHCVVTNRGITFDHLSYNNHGLQALRLRLPEGEKLRVRYFCDRVDAVQIFDPARKEYIEVVCTDLQYATGLTRDMHAELVDQLRQESKAVDTDSLRRARVALSDHIDELYRSHRISDRRKAARLEGHSSKSILLGDSAIPAATSPGISAEADPDDTHCTVIADIPAFTVSKRSTNQAGSKR; encoded by the coding sequence ATGCGCCGATTTTTGCTTAAGCCCGGGATCGTATTTGTGGAAGGCTCCATTCGCTGGGCCGTGAAGAAACGCCTGCCAGACGGCCGGATTCTGCTGGAATCGGACGAAGGCGAGCCGTTACGCATCGTCGAGATGGAACTTTGGGCACGTCACGCATCAGCCAGGTGGCAACTCGACCGCGACAGTATCGCTGAGGCAGTAGCGCCCGTGATTGAAGTTTCGCGGCGTGATGCATCAACGTACAAGGAAAAGGACGTGCAGCAAGCGCAGATGCGGTTGGCCTACCTTCGGGCGGTTGCTACCGAAGGCTGCACCGGTCAACCTTACACTGAAGCCGTTCTTGCCCGCGTTGCGGCCAATCTCGGCGTGAAGACGCCGCCAAGCTACCGTAGCTTCTGCCGCTGGAAGCAGCGATACCGCATCGCCGAAGATGTCGTGGATGTTATTCCGCGTCACGAGCGCAAGGGGCGAACCAGTGTTCTCGATGGCGCATTACTCGATCTTGTCGAAGACGAGATCGAGACGCACTATCTCAATCAGCAACGGCCAACCGCGGCATCCCTGTACGACAGGGTCGTTGAGGCCATCGAAAAGAAAAACCAGCTTCTGCAGGAACCCCTACCGGTAATCAGCCGCGCCACACTTTATCGCCACGTCCACACGCTGGACTGGTACATGGTGACTGTTGCCCGCGAGGGGCGCCTGGCTGCGAAGAGGAAATACCGCCCCGTGTACGGATCGCTCCGGACGCAATACATAAATGAGCGATGGGAAATCGACCACACCCCGGTCAATCTTCTCTGTGTCTGTCCCAAGCGCCGAATTGTTATTGTGCGGCCGATATTGACTGTCGTGATTGATGCGCACTCCCGCATGGTCATGGGATTTCAGATCAGCGCACGCGTACCGGGTCAGGAAGAGGTTGGTGCCGCAATTCGCATGGGAATGCTGGGCAAGGGCGCGCTTCTGCAACAGCTTGGTCTGGAGCATATCGATTGGCCCGCCAGAGGTGTGCCTTCCCTCATCGTCGCCGACAACGGCATGGAGTTCCACGGCACCGGATTGCGGCATGGCTGTGCAGATCTCGGCGTTGAGCTGGCGTATTGCCCAAGCCGATCCCCGTGGCACAAGGGGCGGGTTGAGCGCTTTATGCGAACGGTCGCTGAGCAGCTCTTTCACAATATTCCAGGGACGACGTGGTCGAGCACATCCGAGCGTGGCGATTACAAATCAGTGGACCTTGCCTGTATCACCCTTGAAGAGCTGACCAAACTTGTTGTTCGATGGATCGTCGAGGTCTATCAGCATGCGCCCCATCGAGGCCTGGGAAAACGTACGCCACATATGGTTTGGCAGGAAAGCTGCCGAAAACATCACATCTACATGGCTGAAGATCCGAACGCGCTCGAGATTGCGTTCGCCGGCACGACGCATTGCGTCGTAACCAATCGAGGCATCACCTTCGATCACCTCTCGTACAACAATCATGGCCTACAAGCACTAAGACTTCGGTTGCCCGAAGGAGAAAAGCTGCGCGTCCGGTATTTCTGCGACAGGGTCGACGCCGTTCAGATATTCGACCCGGCCCGCAAAGAGTACATCGAAGTCGTATGCACGGATCTGCAATATGCGACTGGGCTTACCCGGGACATGCATGCAGAGTTAGTCGATCAACTGAGGCAAGAGAGCAAGGCGGTCGACACCGATTCTCTTCGTCGCGCTCGGGTTGCGCTAAGCGATCACATCGACGAACTCTATCGCAGCCACAGGATATCGGATCGTCGCAAGGCAGCAAGGCTCGAAGGACATTCAAGCAAATCGATTCTTTTAGGAGATAGTGCCATTCCGGCAGCCACATCGCCCGGCATTTCAGCGGAGGCCGATCCTGATGATACTCACTGTACTGTCATCGCGGATATCCCAGCGTTTACTGTTTCGAAGCGCTCGACCAACCAGGCCGGGAGCAAGCGATGA
- a CDS encoding TniB family NTP-binding protein: MTNFNVRNNIVDHPDFAAAKSAIEELHEWQRESGEVSGLALVGPSGSGKSTVLKVYRDQFPLHDELTRRVIPILYVEVPSAPTVKSLAEAILLAMGATIPPGATGARLTECIVTLVEGCGIELIMLDEFQHFADGAKRRLLEVSDWLKGLLNRLRVSVVLAGLPSLLRVLDVNQQLRRRFSRIVRFRPFSTAEMPDLETFVGVAQALMTDMPMPCANLDQVAFIRQLHFATGGLVDYMCKIIGGAYRIATSRKARFVDIPDFSKAFRVHIWDEAPPSRNPFHKKFNGMPLTQAGEPFAEGL, translated from the coding sequence ATGACCAACTTTAACGTTCGAAACAATATCGTCGATCATCCTGACTTTGCTGCCGCGAAATCCGCAATTGAGGAGCTGCATGAATGGCAACGAGAATCTGGCGAAGTGTCTGGGCTTGCCCTCGTGGGGCCAAGCGGTAGTGGTAAATCAACCGTACTAAAAGTCTATCGTGACCAATTCCCTTTGCACGACGAGCTGACGAGGCGCGTCATCCCCATTCTGTATGTGGAGGTGCCATCGGCTCCCACTGTGAAGTCGCTTGCAGAAGCCATCCTGCTTGCCATGGGTGCAACGATTCCGCCCGGCGCAACAGGGGCACGCTTGACCGAATGCATTGTGACGCTGGTTGAAGGATGCGGCATCGAGCTCATCATGCTCGACGAGTTCCAGCACTTTGCAGACGGGGCCAAGCGCCGGTTGCTGGAAGTCTCGGACTGGCTAAAGGGCTTGCTCAATCGCCTACGGGTCTCGGTTGTCCTGGCCGGACTCCCCTCGTTGTTGAGGGTGCTCGACGTTAACCAGCAGCTACGTCGGCGCTTTTCAAGAATCGTCAGGTTTAGGCCTTTTTCGACAGCAGAAATGCCGGATCTAGAAACGTTCGTTGGCGTGGCCCAGGCACTGATGACGGACATGCCGATGCCCTGCGCCAATCTGGATCAAGTTGCTTTCATTAGGCAGCTACATTTTGCGACGGGCGGGCTGGTTGATTACATGTGCAAGATCATTGGCGGTGCATATCGAATAGCAACGTCCCGGAAAGCGAGGTTCGTGGACATTCCCGATTTTTCGAAAGCATTCCGCGTTCATATCTGGGATGAGGCGCCCCCAAGCAGGAATCCATTTCACAAAAAATTCAATGGTATGCCGCTGACGCAAGCGGGCGAGCCATTTGCGGAGGGACTCTGA
- a CDS encoding type VI secretion system Vgr family protein, producing MSNLAQDFKALLGGRQQGRILTLSFPHNDAPASVLLANRLEGAEALSRDFEFTVEILSDNAGLALKDFIGKLLGVQLVRGDGSLRYFSGYVFAFRHVKTDGGVAYYEAQIGPWLRYLKLRRNSRLFLDQNLHTQTSTLLGDYGVLPVWDWRVHGEDPSMTMACQYNEDDHNYLSRRWETAGYLYWYEHTSDGHKLVVTDASADAAQIDGPSAEVRFQSEAGSQEEDGIANWAPVRQMMPTQVALSRFDFKNPRPATVDMPTVNKQGSVPQLEDYQYAGAYGFKPGQDGDDVARRRMEEIEAAAKHFDGEGNSRYAMPGRWFRLTDHYGSAVSGDASKSEFLIISVRHLASNNYLQGTETAAEYSNEITCIRRSIPWRPGRGYNSVDTRILAPQTATVVGPSGQSVYADQYGRCKLQFHWDRDAKGDETSSTWVRVASSWSGGEQGGAAPPRIGSEVIVQWLEGNPDRPIVTGRVANEKNMPSWQLPSQSALMGFRSRELDGASGNTAGGRSNHLLFDDTAQQIQTQLRSDHENSQLSLGYVTRIENTAGRQDARGEGFELRTDAVGAIRSGKGMLISTDPRPQAKSHLSDVSEPVDRLGKAQTLHGQLGKLAQQYQAQDSGADQSSVADALKSQNDAIKGSGGTVSGSGSSNGGSFPELNDPYLVVASPAGVAITTPGSSHLASGQHVALTSGEDVSIAAGKSLLASVSEKFSLFVHKLGIKLIAASGKVQVHAENDELELLAKKVVSLISTTDWINITAKQGIKLTAGNSQFVISADGLNGFTPGSNLIHAGSHSTMGPQSVPAQFPGADLCSSLSSGAAQAGNASIAL from the coding sequence GTGTCGAATCTTGCTCAAGATTTCAAGGCTCTGCTGGGGGGCAGGCAGCAGGGTCGCATTCTCACCCTGTCATTTCCACACAACGACGCGCCCGCGTCGGTATTGCTCGCGAACCGGCTCGAAGGCGCGGAAGCGCTGTCACGCGATTTTGAGTTCACGGTCGAGATCCTCTCCGATAATGCCGGACTCGCACTCAAGGATTTCATCGGTAAACTGCTTGGCGTTCAACTCGTGCGGGGTGATGGGTCGCTACGCTATTTCAGTGGGTACGTGTTCGCTTTCCGTCACGTCAAAACCGATGGAGGCGTCGCATATTACGAGGCACAGATCGGTCCATGGCTGCGATATCTGAAACTCCGCCGCAATAGTCGCCTCTTTCTCGACCAGAATCTCCATACCCAGACATCGACGCTGCTCGGTGACTACGGAGTCTTGCCGGTCTGGGACTGGCGTGTGCATGGCGAAGATCCGTCAATGACGATGGCATGCCAGTACAACGAGGACGATCACAATTATCTGAGCCGCCGCTGGGAAACCGCGGGTTACCTGTACTGGTACGAACATACGAGCGACGGCCACAAACTGGTGGTAACCGACGCATCGGCAGACGCCGCGCAGATTGACGGTCCAAGCGCCGAAGTCCGTTTTCAGAGCGAAGCCGGATCGCAGGAAGAAGATGGCATCGCAAACTGGGCGCCAGTGCGCCAGATGATGCCCACGCAGGTCGCGCTCTCCCGGTTTGACTTCAAGAACCCGCGGCCGGCAACGGTTGACATGCCGACGGTCAACAAGCAGGGCAGCGTTCCGCAGCTTGAGGATTACCAGTATGCCGGTGCGTACGGGTTCAAGCCCGGGCAAGACGGCGACGATGTCGCGCGCCGCAGGATGGAAGAAATCGAAGCCGCTGCCAAGCACTTCGACGGAGAGGGCAATAGCCGCTATGCGATGCCCGGGCGCTGGTTCCGCCTGACGGACCACTACGGCAGCGCCGTTTCAGGCGACGCAAGCAAAAGCGAGTTCCTCATTATCTCCGTGCGCCATTTGGCGTCGAACAACTACCTGCAGGGCACAGAGACGGCTGCGGAATACAGCAATGAAATCACCTGCATCCGCCGCAGTATCCCTTGGCGCCCAGGTCGGGGCTATAACAGCGTGGACACACGTATCCTGGCGCCCCAGACAGCGACCGTCGTCGGTCCCTCTGGACAGAGCGTGTACGCGGACCAGTATGGCCGTTGCAAGCTTCAGTTTCACTGGGACCGCGACGCGAAGGGCGACGAAACGAGCTCGACCTGGGTGCGCGTGGCTTCGTCTTGGAGCGGTGGCGAGCAAGGCGGCGCCGCTCCGCCAAGAATCGGCTCCGAGGTGATCGTCCAGTGGCTCGAGGGCAACCCGGACCGGCCTATCGTCACGGGCCGCGTCGCCAACGAGAAGAACATGCCCTCATGGCAGCTGCCGTCGCAGAGCGCGCTGATGGGGTTCCGCTCGCGGGAATTGGACGGAGCAAGCGGCAACACCGCCGGCGGCCGCAGCAACCATCTCCTGTTCGACGACACGGCCCAGCAGATTCAGACGCAGTTACGAAGCGATCACGAGAACAGCCAACTCTCGCTCGGCTACGTCACCCGTATCGAGAACACAGCGGGTCGCCAGGACGCGCGTGGCGAAGGTTTCGAATTGCGCACGGACGCCGTGGGTGCGATCCGCTCCGGTAAGGGCATGCTTATCAGCACGGATCCTCGCCCGCAGGCCAAGTCGCATCTGTCGGACGTGAGCGAGCCTGTCGATCGACTCGGGAAGGCCCAGACCCTGCACGGGCAGCTGGGCAAGCTTGCACAGCAATATCAGGCACAGGATAGTGGAGCGGACCAGTCAAGCGTCGCCGACGCCCTGAAGTCCCAGAACGATGCCATCAAAGGCAGTGGTGGGACCGTGAGTGGCAGCGGAAGCAGCAACGGCGGTTCATTTCCCGAACTCAATGATCCCTACCTCGTCGTTGCCAGTCCTGCTGGGGTTGCCATCACCACGCCTGGGTCGTCCCATCTTGCGAGCGGGCAGCACGTGGCGCTTACCTCTGGGGAGGACGTTTCGATCGCCGCGGGTAAATCGTTGCTCGCGAGCGTGTCAGAGAAGTTTTCCCTGTTCGTGCACAAACTTGGCATCAAGCTGATTGCAGCTAGCGGCAAGGTGCAGGTGCATGCGGAGAACGACGAGCTTGAGCTACTTGCTAAAAAGGTCGTCAGCCTGATCAGCACGACTGACTGGATCAACATCACCGCGAAGCAAGGGATCAAGCTGACCGCAGGGAACAGCCAGTTTGTGATCAGCGCGGACGGGTTGAACGGGTTTACGCCCGGCAGCAACCTGATTCACGCCGGTAGCCACAGCACTATGGGCCCGCAAAGCGTTCCGGCGCAATTCCCAGGCGCAGATCTCTGCTCTTCGTTGTCTAGCGGCGCGGCTCAAGCCGGCAATGCTTCGATCGCCCTGTAG
- a CDS encoding DUF4123 domain-containing protein has protein sequence MLPVPEVSTPLERGFLLIEPATLVHVPDLKRFGMRACTPRVLAHREELMPRLLDVESLAADMRETATGYWLDEIETERPPVVCAWIDSDADVDTLAEHIARYLVGPGANGQPVFWRYYDPRVLSLALAIFDTAQRQALLGPIKSWQFAWAGHRWSVPGSGVSSDALDGYVPAWPRPEQWPRVDRSDVAVRVLNRLAVMPTEEAERLPGEFDRIFCDVVQRGVTMGAEDLADYTWHCLRYGAAFEQHPAIVEAWPALIRRETTWPDVKARLTPGDFQHFEQASRSQTAERIKT, from the coding sequence ATGTTGCCCGTTCCCGAAGTCTCGACCCCGCTCGAGCGTGGTTTTTTGCTGATCGAGCCAGCGACGCTCGTTCATGTGCCTGATCTCAAACGATTTGGCATGCGTGCGTGCACGCCACGCGTCCTCGCGCATCGCGAGGAGTTGATGCCGAGACTCCTCGATGTCGAATCGCTCGCAGCGGATATGCGTGAAACAGCAACCGGCTACTGGCTGGATGAAATCGAGACCGAACGGCCGCCGGTCGTGTGTGCGTGGATCGATAGCGACGCCGATGTCGATACCCTCGCGGAACACATCGCCCGCTATCTGGTCGGGCCGGGCGCGAACGGCCAGCCGGTTTTCTGGCGGTACTACGATCCGCGGGTACTGAGCCTGGCGCTGGCAATCTTCGACACCGCGCAACGCCAGGCGCTCCTCGGTCCAATCAAATCCTGGCAGTTCGCGTGGGCGGGCCACCGCTGGAGCGTGCCCGGATCCGGCGTGTCCTCGGACGCTCTCGACGGCTATGTTCCCGCGTGGCCGCGCCCGGAGCAGTGGCCGCGCGTCGATCGCAGCGATGTCGCGGTACGTGTGCTGAACCGGCTTGCGGTGATGCCCACCGAAGAAGCGGAACGCTTGCCTGGCGAATTTGACCGGATTTTCTGCGATGTCGTCCAGCGCGGCGTAACGATGGGCGCCGAAGATCTCGCGGATTACACGTGGCATTGCCTGCGGTATGGCGCGGCATTCGAGCAGCACCCGGCGATCGTTGAAGCGTGGCCGGCGCTCATCCGCCGCGAAACCACTTGGCCCGACGTGAAGGCGCGCCTCACGCCCGGCGATTTTCAGCATTTTGAACAGGCTTCCCGCTCGCAGACGGCGGAGAGGATCAAAACATGA